From the genome of Haemophilus parainfluenzae, one region includes:
- a CDS encoding DUF1232 domain-containing protein has product MNKTKLIKIAIILIYLFSPIDILPEAVLGPLGLVDDAAAIALLIRILLKK; this is encoded by the coding sequence ATGAATAAAACGAAGTTAATTAAAATCGCCATCATTCTGATTTATTTGTTCAGTCCCATTGATATTTTGCCTGAAGCGGTACTTGGTCCATTAGGTTTAGTGGATGATGCGGCAGCCATTGCCTTATTAATTCGAATTTTATTGAAAAAATAA
- a CDS encoding MFS transporter → MTNVNQYSWKALVGSAVGYAMDGFDLLILGFMLSAISADLNLTPAQSGSLVTWTLIGAVVGGIVFGALSDRYGRVRVLTWTIVLFAVFTGLCAIAQGYWDLLIYRTIAGIGLGGEFGIGMALAIEAWPAKHRAKAASYVALGWQVGVLAAALLTPVLLPHIGWRGMFVVGIFPAFVAWYLRTRLHEPEIFSQKQTELSTQKISKLESFQLLVKDKATTKVSLGIVVLTSVQNFGYYGIMIWMPNFLSKQLGFSLTKSGLWTAVTVCGMMAGIWIFGRLADRIGRKPSFLLFQLGAVISIITYSQLTDPTAMLVAGAFLGMFVNGMMGGYGALMAEAYPTEARATAQNVLFNLGRAVGGFGPVVVGAIVSAYSFSIAIAFLAVIYVIDMVATVFLVPELKGKELS, encoded by the coding sequence ATGACAAACGTCAATCAATATAGCTGGAAAGCCTTGGTTGGATCAGCTGTCGGCTACGCGATGGATGGATTCGATCTTCTTATTCTTGGATTTATGCTTAGTGCCATTTCGGCAGATCTTAATTTAACTCCCGCACAATCTGGCTCATTAGTCACCTGGACACTTATTGGTGCCGTGGTGGGCGGTATTGTATTTGGTGCATTAAGCGATCGTTATGGGCGTGTACGCGTGCTGACTTGGACAATCGTCCTCTTCGCCGTATTTACCGGTTTATGTGCAATCGCACAAGGCTATTGGGATTTATTAATTTATCGCACCATCGCGGGTATCGGTTTAGGCGGTGAATTTGGTATCGGTATGGCATTAGCCATTGAAGCGTGGCCAGCAAAACACCGTGCAAAAGCTGCGTCTTATGTGGCGTTAGGTTGGCAAGTTGGTGTGTTAGCGGCTGCATTACTTACCCCTGTATTGCTTCCACATATCGGCTGGCGCGGCATGTTCGTTGTTGGTATCTTCCCAGCGTTTGTGGCCTGGTATTTACGTACCCGTTTACACGAACCTGAAATTTTCTCACAAAAACAGACCGAACTTTCAACCCAAAAAATATCGAAACTGGAATCTTTCCAACTCTTAGTAAAAGACAAAGCAACCACAAAAGTGAGCCTAGGTATAGTAGTGTTAACTTCCGTACAAAACTTCGGTTACTACGGCATTATGATTTGGATGCCAAACTTCTTATCTAAACAACTTGGCTTTAGTTTAACGAAATCAGGTTTATGGACGGCTGTTACCGTATGCGGCATGATGGCAGGGATTTGGATTTTTGGTCGTCTAGCCGATAGAATCGGACGTAAACCAAGTTTCTTATTATTCCAACTTGGTGCTGTGATCAGCATCATCACTTACTCTCAATTAACTGACCCAACGGCAATGTTGGTGGCCGGTGCCTTCTTGGGGATGTTTGTAAACGGCATGATGGGCGGTTATGGTGCATTAATGGCTGAAGCCTATCCGACAGAAGCACGAGCAACGGCACAAAATGTGTTGTTTAACTTAGGTCGTGCTGTTGGTGGGTTTGGACCAGTTGTTGTCGGAGCGATTGTCTCTGCGTACTCATTCAGTATTGCAATTGCTTTCTTGGCGGTGATTTATGTTATCGACATGGTGGCGACAGTCTTCTTAGTGCCAGAATTAAAAGGCAAAGAATTGAGCTAA
- the narQ gene encoding nitrate/nitrite two-component system sensor histidine kinase NarQ has product MYAKRSVSTRIAKYLFVVIIFMGIISSLSLLVMASNKSDAEAINISGSLRMQSYRLLTEMERSPDTVEQNLVRYQRSLNAEALLSVQNQLFAPSGVRESYQKILQRWAVMSDFARAHQIEKYHAELKSYVQDVDDFVLELQRFAEQKWISAVSVLCVSMLLILAMVSYVIWYLKREVVKPLELMTKASMQVQMGQFKHIQLDTESGNELGVLAKVFTQMSSELGRLYSRLEDAVNEKTQKLRQTNRSLTTLYQSSQLLTPTKINDKILSQVLNHIRVSEHLRYIELEIFGSEHWEISFGQKDPKQSLQVEELSIENENLAVLSWQAGLPCPDPRMMKNLGQMVAKALYSHKTQRQQEQLLLMEERSIIARELHDSLAQVLSFLQIQLTLLKHNLKKEDEESKEKSIAIIGEFEQALSDGYSQLRELLATFRLTVQEANLQVALEQVIESLRSQTKMQMTVDCSLPSQSLNPQELVHVLQIVREATLNAIKHSKGTLIEVKAHINAEGEYEILVQDNGVGIPTLDEPEGHYGLNIMTERSRQLNAQLTISKREQGGTQVKITLPHTFF; this is encoded by the coding sequence GTGTACGCCAAACGTTCAGTTTCTACCCGTATTGCTAAATATTTATTTGTGGTCATTATCTTCATGGGCATTATTAGCTCGTTGAGTTTACTCGTGATGGCAAGCAATAAATCGGATGCGGAAGCCATTAATATCTCCGGTTCTTTGCGTATGCAAAGTTATCGACTATTAACGGAAATGGAACGTTCGCCGGATACAGTCGAACAGAATCTGGTGCGTTATCAACGTAGCCTCAATGCAGAGGCCTTGCTTTCTGTGCAGAATCAGCTTTTCGCACCTTCAGGGGTGAGGGAATCCTATCAAAAAATTCTACAACGCTGGGCGGTGATGTCTGATTTCGCCCGTGCGCATCAAATCGAAAAATATCATGCAGAACTGAAAAGTTATGTACAAGATGTCGACGATTTCGTGTTGGAATTACAACGCTTTGCTGAACAAAAATGGATTAGTGCGGTTTCAGTGCTATGCGTGTCGATGTTGTTAATTTTGGCCATGGTGTCTTATGTCATTTGGTATCTAAAGCGCGAAGTAGTGAAGCCTTTAGAGCTGATGACCAAAGCCAGTATGCAAGTGCAAATGGGGCAGTTTAAACATATCCAGCTTGATACAGAAAGTGGTAATGAGCTTGGTGTTTTGGCGAAAGTGTTTACGCAAATGTCCTCGGAATTAGGGCGACTTTATTCACGTTTAGAAGATGCCGTTAATGAGAAAACGCAAAAGTTGCGCCAAACTAACCGCTCTTTAACGACGCTTTATCAAAGCTCGCAGTTGCTTACGCCCACAAAGATTAATGATAAAATTCTCAGCCAAGTGCTCAATCATATTCGTGTCAGCGAACATTTACGCTACATTGAGTTAGAAATTTTTGGCTCGGAACATTGGGAAATTTCTTTTGGTCAAAAAGATCCTAAACAATCACTTCAAGTCGAAGAACTTTCTATTGAAAATGAAAACTTGGCTGTGCTCTCGTGGCAAGCCGGCTTGCCTTGTCCTGATCCCCGCATGATGAAAAACTTAGGACAAATGGTGGCAAAAGCGTTGTATTCGCACAAAACGCAACGCCAGCAAGAGCAACTCTTATTGATGGAAGAGCGGTCCATTATTGCACGGGAATTACATGACTCTTTGGCGCAAGTGCTGTCTTTCTTACAAATTCAATTAACGCTGTTAAAGCATAATTTGAAGAAAGAAGACGAGGAATCAAAAGAGAAAAGCATTGCGATCATTGGTGAATTTGAACAAGCTTTATCAGATGGGTATTCTCAATTACGAGAATTATTAGCGACCTTCCGTTTAACGGTACAAGAAGCCAACCTACAGGTTGCTTTGGAGCAAGTTATCGAAAGTTTACGTTCGCAAACGAAGATGCAAATGACGGTGGACTGCAGTTTGCCATCACAAAGTTTAAATCCACAAGAATTAGTGCACGTTCTGCAAATTGTGCGTGAAGCAACGCTGAATGCGATTAAACACTCAAAAGGTACGTTGATTGAGGTAAAAGCACACATCAATGCAGAAGGGGAATACGAAATTCTTGTGCAAGATAATGGCGTAGGGATTCCGACGTTAGACGAGCCAGAAGGGCATTATGGTTTAAATATCATGACTGAACGCAGTCGCCAATTAAATGCTCAGCTTACAATTTCAAAAAGGGAGCAAGGTGGTACGCAAGTAAAAATCACGCTTCCTCACACGTTTTTTTAA
- the murB gene encoding UDP-N-acetylmuramate dehydrogenase: protein MQSLQPFHTFNIPANAREIIEATSIEQIQQAWQKAQAENLPVLFLGQGSNMLFLEDFQGVVIVNRLSGIQHTEDRDYHYLHVNGGENWHQLVEWSLSQGINGLENLALIPGCAGSAPIQNIGAYGVEFKDVCGYVEVLNLNSGEQFRLQASECEFGYRESIFKHRYAQGYVITAVGLKLAKNWQPILKYGSLVNFDPQTVTAKQVFDEVCHIRRSKLPDPKEFGNAGSFFKNPVVSAAQFAKIQKQVENLPHFPQPDGSVKLAAGWLIDQCHLKGFQIGGAAVHQQQALVLINKGNATGQDVVKLAHHIRQTVADKFGVYLQPEVRFMGANGEVNSEQAIS from the coding sequence ATGCAAAGTTTACAACCGTTTCACACCTTCAATATTCCGGCAAATGCACGTGAAATCATTGAAGCCACATCGATTGAACAAATCCAACAAGCTTGGCAAAAAGCGCAAGCTGAAAATCTCCCTGTCTTATTTTTAGGTCAAGGCAGCAACATGCTGTTTTTAGAAGATTTCCAAGGTGTTGTAATTGTTAACCGTTTATCGGGTATTCAACATACAGAAGATAGAGATTACCATTATTTGCATGTTAATGGTGGCGAAAATTGGCATCAGTTAGTGGAATGGTCGCTTTCACAAGGAATTAATGGTTTAGAAAACCTTGCACTCATTCCAGGTTGTGCCGGTTCAGCACCGATTCAAAATATTGGTGCGTATGGTGTAGAATTTAAAGATGTATGTGGTTACGTGGAGGTGTTGAATCTCAACTCAGGCGAACAATTCCGCTTACAGGCAAGTGAATGTGAATTTGGTTATCGCGAAAGTATTTTTAAACACCGATATGCACAAGGTTATGTGATTACGGCGGTTGGATTGAAATTAGCCAAAAATTGGCAACCGATTTTAAAATATGGCTCATTAGTGAATTTTGATCCTCAAACCGTGACGGCAAAACAAGTGTTTGATGAAGTGTGCCATATTCGCCGCAGCAAATTGCCTGATCCAAAAGAGTTTGGTAATGCCGGCAGTTTCTTCAAAAATCCAGTGGTGAGTGCAGCACAATTTGCGAAAATCCAAAAACAGGTAGAAAATCTACCGCACTTTCCACAACCGGATGGTTCTGTGAAACTTGCTGCGGGTTGGTTAATCGATCAGTGCCATTTAAAAGGTTTTCAAATCGGTGGTGCAGCAGTTCATCAACAACAAGCGTTAGTACTGATTAATAAAGGTAATGCCACAGGTCAGGATGTTGTGAAGCTTGCGCATCATATCCGTCAAACCGTGGCAGATAAATTTGGTGTGTATTTACAGCCAGAGGTACGCTTTATGGGCGCAAATGGCGAAGTGAATTCAGAGCAAGCCATCAGTTAA
- a CDS encoding DUF2322 family protein has translation MNFKDILETLPSIDHLTGLDVLNGETVIHHIPAAPGKLGSLRLYNALAEKFNGKLDRTSAQQGIEWFAEHVEDAKQNPGKHPNIDLLFKVVAEDVVYSLVPLK, from the coding sequence ATGAACTTTAAAGACATTTTAGAGACTTTACCAAGCATTGATCATCTAACAGGTTTAGACGTATTAAACGGTGAAACCGTGATTCATCATATTCCGGCAGCACCAGGTAAACTTGGCTCGCTCCGTCTTTATAATGCCTTAGCAGAAAAATTTAATGGGAAATTAGACCGCACTTCTGCGCAGCAAGGCATTGAATGGTTTGCCGAACATGTTGAAGATGCGAAACAAAACCCTGGAAAACATCCCAATATTGACTTATTGTTTAAAGTGGTGGCGGAAGATGTGGTTTATTCGCTTGTACCATTAAAATAA
- the rpoH gene encoding RNA polymerase sigma factor RpoH → MNKETQMMLVPQGSIEGYIRAANEYPMLTAAEEKSLAERLYYDGDIEAAKKLVLSHLRFVIHVARGYSGYGLPQADLIQEGNIGLMKAVKRFNPEVGVRLVSFAVHWIKAEIHEYVLRNWRIVKVATTKAQRKLFFNLRKTKQRLGWFNENEVDMVANELGVSKEDVIEMESRMTGADVGFDLPTDDDDEAYVPSLYLEDKSSNFAAELESENFEEQATEKLGTALANLDERSQEIIKARWLDDEKATLHDLAAKYNVSAERIRQLEANALKKLKSAVDF, encoded by the coding sequence ATGAATAAAGAAACTCAAATGATGTTAGTACCTCAAGGTAGCATCGAAGGTTATATTCGAGCAGCAAACGAATATCCGATGCTAACTGCAGCGGAAGAAAAAAGCTTAGCAGAACGTTTGTATTATGACGGTGATATTGAAGCAGCGAAAAAATTAGTTTTATCACACTTACGTTTTGTTATTCATGTTGCACGTGGTTATTCAGGTTATGGATTACCACAAGCAGATTTAATTCAAGAAGGTAATATCGGATTAATGAAAGCGGTAAAACGTTTTAATCCAGAAGTGGGCGTTCGCCTTGTATCTTTTGCGGTGCATTGGATCAAAGCAGAAATCCACGAATATGTCCTTCGTAACTGGCGTATTGTGAAAGTCGCGACTACGAAAGCGCAACGTAAATTGTTCTTTAACCTACGTAAAACGAAACAACGTTTAGGTTGGTTCAATGAAAACGAAGTGGATATGGTGGCGAATGAGCTTGGCGTATCAAAAGAAGATGTCATCGAAATGGAATCTCGTATGACAGGGGCTGATGTGGGCTTTGATTTGCCAACAGACGATGATGACGAAGCTTATGTACCTTCTTTATATTTAGAAGATAAAAGCTCAAACTTTGCGGCAGAACTTGAAAGTGAAAACTTTGAAGAACAAGCGACAGAAAAATTAGGTACAGCCTTAGCAAATCTTGATGAACGTAGCCAAGAGATTATCAAAGCACGTTGGTTAGATGATGAAAAAGCGACTCTTCATGATCTTGCAGCAAAATATAATGTGTCTGCAGAACGTATTCGTCAGCTTGAAGCCAACGCATTGAAAAAGCTTAAAAGTGCGGTTGATTTCTAA
- the plsY gene encoding glycerol-3-phosphate 1-O-acyltransferase PlsY, with product MSLFALFYMIFAYLLGSISSAILICKVAGLPDPRKNGSHNPGATNVLRIGGRWAALAVLICDMLKGMLPVWAGYYLGLTQFELGMVALGACLGHIFPIFFQFKGGKGVATAFGAIAPISWGVAGTTLGTWLLVFLISRYSSLSAVITALLVPFYVWWLKPEFTFPVALVCCLLIYRHHDNIQRLWRGQEDKMWGKSKKK from the coding sequence ATGAGCCTATTTGCCCTTTTTTATATGATTTTTGCTTATTTACTGGGTTCGATTTCCAGTGCAATTTTGATTTGTAAGGTTGCTGGTTTACCTGACCCACGAAAGAATGGTTCTCATAATCCAGGTGCAACCAATGTATTGCGTATTGGTGGACGTTGGGCGGCGCTCGCAGTATTAATTTGCGATATGTTAAAAGGGATGCTACCGGTTTGGGCGGGGTATTATTTAGGGCTCACGCAATTTGAATTAGGCATGGTGGCATTAGGAGCCTGTTTAGGACACATTTTCCCTATTTTCTTTCAATTTAAAGGTGGGAAAGGTGTCGCGACCGCATTCGGTGCCATTGCGCCCATTTCTTGGGGTGTAGCGGGAACAACGTTAGGGACGTGGTTGTTGGTCTTCTTAATTAGTCGCTATTCTTCATTAAGTGCGGTCATTACGGCACTTCTCGTGCCATTTTATGTTTGGTGGCTTAAACCTGAATTTACCTTCCCCGTTGCCTTAGTTTGTTGCTTACTAATTTATCGCCACCATGACAATATCCAGCGCTTATGGCGAGGCCAAGAAGATAAAATGTGGGGAAAATCCAAAAAGAAATAA
- the folB gene encoding dihydroneopterin aldolase — MDRIFIEELVVFAQIGVYDWEQQIKQKLVFDLEMAWDCRKAAEMDDVQYCLNYAEVSQFILDYVQAKPFLLIERVAYEVAEQLQQRFGISWLRLKLSKPKAVAQANNVGIIVERGELK; from the coding sequence ATGGATCGAATTTTTATTGAAGAATTAGTGGTCTTCGCACAAATTGGCGTGTATGACTGGGAACAGCAAATTAAACAAAAGCTTGTTTTTGATTTGGAAATGGCATGGGATTGTCGAAAAGCTGCAGAAATGGATGATGTGCAATACTGCCTAAATTATGCCGAAGTGAGCCAATTTATTTTAGATTATGTTCAAGCTAAGCCATTTTTATTGATTGAGCGAGTAGCTTATGAAGTAGCAGAGCAATTACAACAACGTTTTGGGATTTCATGGTTACGTCTGAAATTAAGCAAACCTAAAGCGGTTGCTCAAGCAAATAATGTCGGAATTATTGTAGAACGAGGCGAATTGAAATAA
- a CDS encoding cation diffusion facilitator family transporter has product MSEHHTHEHHDHSSHAHIPQDKKILALSFAIITSFMVVEFVGGYWFNSLALMADAGHMANDSLSLFLALLALFLSAQKQRYIALLNSGSLIVVALMILFEAIQRWQNPIEMMALPMLGVASLGLLVNLLVAKIMLNSDHDNLNIKAAYLHVLTDLFGSIIAILSGLSAYFLGWLWVDPLASMILSVLVLKSGMSAFRLALKNI; this is encoded by the coding sequence ATGTCCGAACATCATACCCATGAACACCATGACCATTCATCTCATGCGCATATTCCACAAGATAAAAAAATCTTAGCGCTCAGTTTTGCCATCATTACGAGCTTTATGGTTGTCGAATTTGTTGGTGGCTATTGGTTTAACAGTTTGGCGCTCATGGCTGATGCCGGACACATGGCAAATGATAGCTTATCGTTATTTTTAGCCTTGTTAGCGTTGTTTCTATCCGCTCAAAAACAACGATATATTGCCTTACTTAATAGCGGCTCATTGATTGTCGTGGCATTGATGATTTTATTTGAGGCGATTCAACGCTGGCAAAATCCCATCGAGATGATGGCATTACCGATGCTTGGCGTGGCATCTTTAGGATTATTGGTGAACCTTCTCGTGGCAAAGATCATGTTGAACAGCGATCATGATAATCTCAATATCAAAGCGGCGTATCTACATGTACTGACCGATTTATTCGGTTCCATTATTGCCATTCTTTCGGGTCTCAGTGCCTATTTTCTGGGATGGTTATGGGTTGATCCACTAGCAAGCATGATATTAAGCGTACTGGTATTAAAAAGTGGGATGAGTGCGTTCCGTTTGGCGCTTAAAAACATCTAA
- a CDS encoding MerR family transcriptional regulator — MKIHELSKQSGIHLETIRYYEKMGLMPEPKRLANGYRDYDEASLKQLKFIKTCRALDFSLAEIKYFNALKTQQSQHCEVDSMLAKHLVSVEEKIAELTEIKHFLQSLITEDDHQAADCKAMAQLKAY, encoded by the coding sequence ATGAAGATTCATGAACTCAGTAAACAAAGCGGTATTCATTTAGAAACCATTCGCTATTATGAAAAAATGGGGTTAATGCCGGAGCCTAAACGTCTGGCAAACGGTTATCGAGATTATGATGAAGCCAGTTTGAAGCAATTAAAATTTATAAAAACCTGCCGAGCGTTAGATTTCAGCTTGGCGGAAATTAAATATTTTAATGCGTTGAAAACACAGCAATCTCAACATTGCGAAGTGGATAGCATGTTGGCGAAACATTTGGTTTCAGTTGAAGAAAAAATTGCCGAACTGACCGAAATTAAACATTTTCTACAAAGTTTAATTACCGAAGATGATCATCAAGCTGCAGATTGTAAAGCCATGGCTCAATTAAAAGCCTATTAA
- a CDS encoding NnrS family protein: protein MNNFFTHPMRPFFVGAAILAIVGALSFFISPDDLILHRKIFLEFMLPAAYGGFLTASMLEWTNYKGNLKPIATILAVLLLSGLVLLPFSPQTASFLVAAYWLALLLFCAWLFWLDRNTDNFTLLILLAAFTVCQTAYAMTDSLKLLRAQVHLNMAAVMFVSIRVSILLGAEALKESTLKDPVFIPNVVYKNIAITFLLIHTAAELWLPAQTAAFTAFAVGFILLAKLRELHHHELLRKHYVRTYYFLQLFAAIGYLWMGIDKLIDEPTADPLHMVTLGGILGSMMMIWLTAGLWHSGFTKLDYPKLCRLAVLCLFTAALSRACLMYVDELFFITIPAILIAIVFVLYLATFVPIFRNNAFTDDPE, encoded by the coding sequence ATGAATAATTTCTTTACCCATCCGATGCGACCCTTTTTTGTTGGTGCAGCCATTCTTGCGATTGTGGGGGCGTTGAGCTTTTTCATCAGCCCCGATGATCTCATCCTACATCGCAAAATTTTCTTAGAATTTATGCTACCAGCTGCATACGGCGGTTTTCTGACGGCTTCCATGCTTGAGTGGACAAATTACAAAGGTAATTTAAAACCTATTGCGACGATTTTAGCCGTGCTCTTGCTTTCTGGATTGGTGTTATTGCCATTCTCCCCGCAAACTGCCTCGTTTTTAGTGGCTGCTTATTGGCTCGCACTGTTACTCTTTTGTGCTTGGCTGTTTTGGTTGGATCGCAATACCGACAATTTTACTTTACTGATATTACTTGCCGCATTTACAGTTTGTCAGACTGCTTACGCCATGACTGATAGCCTGAAATTATTGCGGGCACAGGTGCATTTGAATATGGCGGCAGTGATGTTTGTATCGATTCGAGTGAGCATTCTATTAGGCGCAGAAGCACTGAAAGAAAGCACATTAAAAGATCCCGTATTTATCCCGAATGTCGTGTATAAAAATATCGCAATTACATTCTTGCTGATCCATACCGCAGCAGAGCTCTGGTTGCCTGCGCAAACAGCTGCTTTTACTGCCTTTGCCGTTGGCTTTATCTTGCTGGCCAAGTTACGCGAATTACATCACCACGAACTCCTACGTAAACATTACGTACGCACTTATTATTTCCTTCAATTGTTCGCCGCGATTGGCTATTTGTGGATGGGCATCGATAAATTAATTGATGAGCCTACTGCCGATCCGTTACACATGGTGACACTCGGCGGGATTCTCGGCAGTATGATGATGATTTGGCTCACCGCGGGATTATGGCATAGTGGCTTTACGAAACTGGATTACCCAAAACTCTGTCGCCTTGCCGTGCTTTGTCTTTTCACGGCGGCACTTTCCCGAGCTTGTTTAATGTATGTAGATGAGCTGTTTTTTATCACGATTCCCGCTATTTTAATTGCCATTGTGTTTGTGCTGTATCTTGCAACCTTTGTGCCTATATTCCGAAATAATGCCTTTACAGATGATCCGGAATAA
- a CDS encoding ATP-binding cassette domain-containing protein, whose amino-acid sequence MLSLKNVRFEILRDPIVRDFSMDLQPGEVKTLFGPSGCGKTTVLRLISGLETPKSGEIKNTFRKTGFLFQENRLLENLTAMQNIAIFMDNPNENEIIALAEKIGLSSGDLNKYPTELSGGMAKRVAFLRLLLCGCDLALLDEPFIGLDRDLRDILATMLVEKIEQQGMACILVTHDRFEAARLSREIMQLSPKGMDVQNVITLPTPLSERNSAFEETVVAREFQGIHYYE is encoded by the coding sequence ATGCTGAGTTTAAAAAATGTGCGTTTTGAAATTCTCCGTGATCCCATCGTGCGCGATTTCAGTATGGATTTACAACCGGGCGAAGTGAAAACTTTATTCGGCCCAAGCGGTTGTGGCAAAACGACAGTGCTGCGTTTGATTTCAGGTTTAGAAACGCCAAAATCGGGCGAAATCAAGAATACATTCCGTAAAACGGGGTTTCTGTTTCAAGAAAACCGTCTATTAGAAAATCTCACTGCCATGCAGAATATTGCCATTTTTATGGATAATCCTAATGAAAATGAAATCATTGCGCTGGCAGAAAAGATCGGACTTTCTTCGGGTGATTTGAATAAATACCCGACCGAATTATCGGGAGGAATGGCAAAACGCGTAGCATTTTTGCGTCTACTACTATGTGGCTGTGATTTAGCCTTATTGGATGAACCTTTTATCGGTTTGGATCGCGATTTACGTGATATTTTAGCCACCATGTTAGTCGAGAAAATTGAGCAACAAGGCATGGCCTGTATTTTAGTGACGCATGATCGTTTTGAAGCGGCTCGATTAAGCCGAGAGATCATGCAGCTTTCTCCAAAAGGGATGGATGTGCAAAATGTGATTACCTTGCCAACGCCATTATCCGAACGCAATTCAGCCTTTGAAGAAACCGTAGTCGCACGCGAATTTCAAGGAATCCATTATTATGAATAA
- a CDS encoding ABC transporter permease, whose protein sequence is MIKTDKIRKPQPVLFYIIDYLWSGFTGLSVAMMVVALWAWGSAVFGEFMLPAPADVFQKALDLLEHFQQNEIGISLWRAVVGITIALVAGLAAGLIAGSFKTAMALLKPVITILLAMPPIIWVVMALFWFGFGNPSVLFTIIVLVAPLTFASAAMGMASVNKQHEELFDAYKLGLWKKIRYLYVPHLTGYVISSIGVAVAMGVKVVIMAELLGANEGVGAKIADARAMLDTSTVMAYVLLVIVFVSLFEYLITKPLEILFMPWRR, encoded by the coding sequence ATGATTAAAACTGACAAAATCCGTAAACCACAACCTGTGCTGTTTTACATCATCGACTATCTCTGGAGCGGCTTTACCGGCTTGAGTGTGGCGATGATGGTGGTTGCCTTGTGGGCTTGGGGCAGCGCAGTATTTGGTGAATTTATGCTGCCTGCTCCCGCGGATGTTTTTCAAAAAGCCCTTGATCTGCTTGAGCATTTCCAACAAAACGAAATCGGCATTTCGTTATGGCGTGCTGTGGTGGGTATTACCATTGCCTTAGTCGCTGGCTTAGCCGCTGGGCTGATTGCGGGCAGCTTTAAAACCGCTATGGCATTGCTCAAACCCGTCATTACGATTTTGTTAGCCATGCCGCCAATTATTTGGGTCGTGATGGCATTATTTTGGTTTGGCTTTGGCAATCCAAGTGTGCTATTTACCATTATCGTATTAGTCGCCCCGCTGACCTTTGCCAGTGCAGCTATGGGCATGGCAAGTGTCAACAAACAACATGAAGAATTGTTTGATGCGTACAAACTCGGGTTGTGGAAAAAAATCCGCTATTTGTATGTTCCCCATCTCACAGGCTATGTAATTTCCAGCATTGGCGTCGCGGTTGCCATGGGCGTGAAAGTCGTGATTATGGCTGAGCTTTTGGGTGCCAATGAGGGTGTAGGTGCCAAAATTGCTGATGCCAGAGCCATGTTAGATACGTCAACGGTCATGGCTTATGTGTTGTTGGTGATTGTGTTTGTTTCCCTCTTTGAATATTTGATTACCAAGCCATTGGAAATCCTGTTTATGCCGTGGAGAAGATAA